GACCCTACGGTATCACTGTAAGTAAAGGCTCGATGTACGTTACGGATACCTTGACATCTGTCTGGAGGTTTAATTTTAAAAATAAAAAAATTCATAAGTTGCAGGGAGATAAAGGGCTTGGCAAGATTGTGCGGGCTCAGAACGTCGCCGCAGATGATAATGGTAATTTATTTGTTGCTGATCCTGACCGTAAAATGGTGCTTCAATACGATAAAAATGATCTTTACGTCAGGGGATTTACTGATCCTGCTGGTTGGAAGCCCGTTGATTTGGCAACCTTTGACGGTCAGCTTTTTGTTTGTGACGCTACTCACGCTAAAGGGGGGATAAAAGTTTTTGATATTGAGAGTGGCGAAATGATTCAGACGATTGGTGATAGTGGACCTCCTAAAGATCGTCTTGGTATTGCTACTGGGATAGCCATGGATAAAGATGGTTATTTATATGTTACAGATGCAGGTAACTTTCAGATAAAAAAATATGACCGTGATGGGCATTTTAGAGGTTTTTTAGGGAAACCGGGTAATAGCCCTGGCCATATTGGTCGTCCTAAAGGAATAGCAGTTGATCGGGAAGGCAAAATTTTTGAAGTAGATGCTGCTTTTGATACCGTACAGGTGTTTTCGCCTAATGGCTTCGTTCTCGGTTTACTTGGGGGGCCTGGCAGCGCGCCTGGCA
This portion of the Desulfobulbaceae bacterium genome encodes:
- a CDS encoding SMP-30/gluconolactonase/LRE family protein, which translates into the protein MVKFVRDKRLIYLMVSFFAVIFFGGCVTTENAAVGTGEPVFFPPPPDVPRFQFLTSFSGTGDFTEKKSGLDEFLGGSQTTYKFKRPYGITVSKGSMYVTDTLTSVWRFNFKNKKIHKLQGDKGLGKIVRAQNVAADDNGNLFVADPDRKMVLQYDKNDLYVRGFTDPAGWKPVDLATFDGQLFVCDATHAKGGIKVFDIESGEMIQTIGDSGPPKDRLGIATGIAMDKDGYLYVTDAGNFQIKKYDRDGHFRGFLGKPGNSPGHIGRPKGIAVDREGKIFEVDAAFDTVQVFSPNGFVLGLLGGPGSAPGTLTLPAGVHIDYDNIDYFKKYAAPGFTLEYLVFVTSQFHNTNGISVYGYGKMEGEQYLDFEELKKEKEDLLKKAAEEANK